In Nonomuraea muscovyensis, one genomic interval encodes:
- a CDS encoding cytidine deaminase — protein MTLDPEDSKLITLARAARARNGSAEGAAVRDETGRTYSATDVTLSSLTLSAVQVAVAMAVSSGARSLEAAALVSEGDPGSADEEVARELGAGALLVAGPDGTPRS, from the coding sequence GTGACTCTCGATCCTGAAGACAGCAAGCTCATCACCCTGGCCCGGGCGGCGCGGGCCCGCAACGGCTCCGCCGAGGGTGCCGCCGTGCGCGACGAGACCGGCCGCACCTACTCCGCCACCGACGTCACGCTCTCCTCGCTCACGCTGTCGGCGGTGCAGGTCGCCGTGGCGATGGCCGTCTCCAGCGGCGCGCGTTCCCTGGAGGCCGCGGCGCTGGTGAGCGAGGGCGACCCGGGCAGCGCCGACGAGGAGGTCGCCCGCGAGCTCGGCGCCGGGGCGCTCCTCGTGGCCGGCCCCGACGGCACACCCCGGAGCTGA
- the ybeY gene encoding rRNA maturation RNase YbeY, whose product MSIEINNESGVQVDEESIVRLAAHVLGEMGVNPLAEMSIMVIDENAMAELHEKWMGEPGPTDVLAFPMDELRPGGGARGDGDAPADPALLGDVVLCPQVAARQAADAGHSTRDELELLCTHGILHLLGYDHAEPEEHKEMFGLQARLLESWQEVRG is encoded by the coding sequence ATGAGCATAGAGATCAACAACGAGTCGGGCGTCCAGGTCGACGAGGAGAGCATCGTCCGCCTGGCCGCCCACGTCCTCGGCGAGATGGGCGTCAACCCGCTCGCCGAGATGTCGATCATGGTCATCGACGAGAACGCCATGGCCGAGCTGCACGAGAAGTGGATGGGCGAGCCCGGCCCCACCGACGTGCTCGCCTTCCCCATGGACGAGCTGCGGCCCGGCGGCGGCGCGCGTGGCGACGGCGACGCCCCCGCCGACCCGGCCCTGCTCGGCGACGTGGTGCTCTGCCCGCAGGTGGCCGCCAGGCAGGCGGCCGATGCCGGGCACAGCACGCGTGACGAGCTGGAGCTGCTGTGCACGCACGGCATCCTCCATCTTCTCGGCTATGACCACGCCGAGCCGGAGGAGCACAAGGAGATGTTCGGCCTACAGGCCCGGCTCCTGGAGTCGTGGCAGGAGGTGCGCGGCTAG
- the ureG gene encoding urease accessory protein UreG, translating into MGAHHEDHHHAPDSRGRALRLGVGGPVGSGKTALVAALCRELGPALSLGVVTNDIYTTEDADFLRRAGVLDEERILAVQTGCCPHTAIRDDIAANLDAVETLEHRFGPLDLVIVESGGDNLTATFSRGLADRQVFVLDVSGGDKVPRKGGPGVTTADLLVVNKTDLAPLVGADLGVMDRDAAAVRGGRPVVFTSVRREPSVPEVATWVSHQVRDWSNRPARLG; encoded by the coding sequence ATGGGCGCTCACCACGAGGACCACCACCACGCACCCGACAGCCGGGGACGGGCGCTGCGCCTCGGCGTCGGCGGCCCGGTGGGCAGCGGCAAGACGGCCCTGGTCGCGGCGCTGTGCCGGGAGCTCGGCCCGGCGCTGAGCCTCGGCGTGGTGACCAACGACATCTACACCACCGAGGACGCCGACTTCCTGCGCCGGGCGGGCGTGCTCGACGAGGAACGCATCCTGGCCGTGCAGACGGGCTGCTGCCCGCACACGGCGATCCGCGACGACATCGCCGCCAACCTCGACGCCGTCGAGACCCTGGAACACCGCTTCGGCCCGCTTGACCTGGTCATCGTGGAGAGCGGCGGCGACAACCTGACGGCGACGTTCAGCCGCGGGCTGGCCGACCGGCAGGTGTTCGTGCTGGACGTGTCGGGCGGCGACAAGGTGCCGCGCAAGGGCGGTCCCGGCGTGACCACGGCCGACCTGCTGGTGGTCAACAAGACGGACCTGGCGCCCCTCGTCGGCGCCGACCTCGGCGTCATGGACCGCGACGCGGCTGCCGTGCGCGGCGGCAGGCCCGTCGTGTTCACCTCGGTCAGGAGGGAGCCGTCGGTACCCGAGGTGGCCACCTGGGTCTCGCACCAGGTGCGCGACTGGTCGAACCGGCCGGCCCGGCTCGGCTGA
- a CDS encoding urease subunit beta: MIPGEYAHPTGDLPLNPGRERVTVRVVNTADRPVQVGSHYHFAAANPGLDFDREAAWGTRLDVPAGTAVRFEPGVEREVTLVPIAGRRVVPGLRPEWAGPLDG, encoded by the coding sequence GTGATCCCCGGCGAGTACGCGCACCCGACCGGCGACCTGCCGCTGAACCCCGGGCGCGAGCGGGTGACCGTCCGGGTCGTCAACACGGCCGACCGCCCCGTGCAGGTCGGCTCCCACTACCACTTCGCCGCGGCCAACCCGGGCCTGGACTTCGACCGCGAGGCCGCCTGGGGGACGCGGCTGGACGTGCCGGCGGGCACCGCGGTCAGGTTCGAGCCGGGCGTCGAGCGTGAGGTGACCCTCGTCCCCATCGCCGGGCGCCGCGTGGTGCCCGGCCTGCGTCCGGAATGGGCGGGCCCCCTCGATGGCTGA
- a CDS encoding histidine triad nucleotide-binding protein encodes MSDCLFCKIAAKEIPAAIVLETDRALAFRDVNPQAPTHVLVIPKEHHADAAALAGADDGLADDVLKAAHAVAVQEGVAEAGYRVVFNTGPAAGQTVFHVHAHVVGGRDLGWPPG; translated from the coding sequence GTGAGCGACTGCCTCTTCTGCAAGATCGCGGCCAAGGAGATCCCGGCCGCGATCGTCCTCGAGACCGACCGGGCCCTGGCGTTCCGCGACGTCAACCCGCAGGCCCCCACCCACGTGCTGGTCATACCGAAGGAGCACCACGCCGACGCGGCGGCGCTGGCCGGGGCCGACGACGGGCTCGCCGACGACGTGCTCAAGGCCGCCCACGCCGTGGCCGTCCAGGAGGGCGTGGCCGAGGCCGGCTACCGGGTGGTCTTCAACACCGGCCCCGCCGCGGGCCAGACCGTCTTCCACGTCCACGCCCACGTCGTGGGCGGGCGTGACCTGGGCTGGCCGCCCGGCTGA
- a CDS encoding urease subunit gamma → MRLTPHEQERLLIHVAAGVARERRARGLRLNHPEATAVIAAFLMEGARDGRTVAELMRAGRTVLTRADVMEGVPEMLDSVQIEATFPDGTKLVTVHRPIP, encoded by the coding sequence ATGCGGCTGACCCCACACGAGCAGGAGCGCCTGCTCATCCACGTCGCCGCCGGTGTGGCGCGGGAGCGCCGGGCCAGGGGCCTGCGGCTCAACCATCCCGAGGCCACCGCGGTCATCGCGGCGTTCCTGATGGAGGGGGCCAGGGACGGGCGTACCGTGGCCGAGCTCATGCGGGCCGGGCGGACGGTGCTGACCCGCGCCGACGTCATGGAGGGCGTGCCCGAGATGCTGGACAGCGTCCAGATCGAGGCGACCTTTCCCGACGGCACCAAGCTGGTCACCGTGCACAGGCCGATCCCGTGA
- a CDS encoding DUF2630 family protein encodes MRDNEILTRISALVAEEHELRGRLSAGELTSEEENARVRELEEALDQCWDLLRRRRAMRSVGENPDDAAARPASEVEDYQQ; translated from the coding sequence ATGCGGGACAACGAGATACTCACCAGGATCAGCGCTCTGGTCGCCGAGGAGCACGAGCTGCGCGGCAGGCTGTCGGCCGGCGAGCTCACCTCCGAGGAGGAGAACGCGCGGGTCAGGGAGCTGGAGGAGGCGCTCGACCAGTGCTGGGACCTGCTGCGGCGGCGGCGGGCCATGCGCAGCGTGGGTGAGAACCCCGACGACGCCGCCGCCCGCCCGGCCTCCGAGGTGGAGGACTACCAGCAGTAG
- a CDS encoding Mut7-C RNAse domain-containing protein — MTERDARLRIAAELRMFLPVSRRHEWQRVSPDGTSTLGHHVESAGIPLTEVGPMTVGGRGVGPSYHLAPGDVVEVRAVPRPQPLPNEPRFLLDVHLGTLSRRLRLLGVDAAYHNDMDDPALVEQANAERRVLLTQDRGLLRRRALWLGAYVRGSRPQDQLRDLLERFSPPLRPWTRCTACNGELVPAAKREVAPLLEAGTRRSFDAYGQCRGCGQVYWHGAHSGHLEEIVRSARQWAAGAPRS; from the coding sequence GTGACGGAACGGGACGCGCGCCTTCGCATCGCCGCCGAGCTGAGGATGTTCCTGCCGGTGAGCCGCCGCCACGAGTGGCAGCGGGTCAGCCCTGACGGCACCTCGACGCTCGGCCACCACGTCGAGTCGGCCGGCATCCCGCTGACGGAGGTCGGCCCGATGACCGTCGGCGGGCGCGGCGTCGGGCCCTCCTACCACCTCGCGCCGGGCGACGTCGTCGAGGTGCGGGCGGTGCCCCGGCCGCAGCCGCTGCCGAACGAGCCGCGATTCCTGCTGGACGTGCACCTGGGCACGCTGTCGCGGCGGCTGCGGCTGCTCGGCGTCGACGCCGCCTACCACAACGACATGGACGACCCGGCGCTGGTGGAGCAGGCCAACGCCGAGCGCCGGGTGCTGCTGACGCAGGACCGGGGCCTGCTGCGCCGCCGGGCGCTGTGGCTGGGCGCGTACGTGCGCGGCTCGCGCCCGCAGGACCAGCTCCGCGACCTGCTCGAACGGTTCTCGCCGCCGCTGCGCCCCTGGACCAGGTGCACCGCGTGCAACGGCGAGCTGGTGCCGGCCGCCAAGCGGGAGGTGGCGCCGCTGCTGGAGGCGGGCACCCGGCGCAGTTTCGACGCCTACGGCCAGTGCCGCGGCTGCGGGCAGGTCTACTGGCACGGCGCGCACAGCGGCCACCTGGAGGAGATCGTCAGGTCCGCGCGGCAGTGGGCCGCCGGCGCACCGCGGTCCTGA
- the era gene encoding GTPase Era: MTSPDSHRAGFACFVGRPNVGKSTLMNALVGTKVAITSSKPQTTRRVIRGIVHRPEAQIVIVDTPGLHRPRTLLGERLDSLVLSTLTEVDVIGFCLPANEPIGKGDRFIADKLAAVKKTPVVAVVTKCDLASKEQIAAQLLAVSQIAEFAAIVPVSAERGDQLDVLAGVLIEHLPESPPLYEGGQLTDEPEQVLVGELIREAALEGVRDELPHSIAVVVDEMLPREGRDDLLDIYAHMFVERPSQKAIVIGHKGERLRDVGTRARKQIEALLGTRVYLDLRISVAKDWQRDPKQLRRLGFYD; the protein is encoded by the coding sequence GTGACTTCGCCAGACAGCCATCGCGCCGGATTCGCCTGCTTCGTCGGGAGGCCGAACGTCGGCAAGTCGACCCTGATGAACGCCCTGGTCGGCACGAAGGTGGCGATCACCTCCTCCAAGCCGCAGACCACCAGGCGCGTCATCCGGGGCATCGTGCACCGGCCGGAGGCCCAGATCGTCATCGTCGACACACCGGGCCTGCACCGGCCTCGCACGCTGCTCGGCGAGCGGCTCGACAGTCTCGTGCTGTCCACGCTGACCGAGGTGGACGTGATCGGCTTCTGCCTGCCCGCCAACGAGCCGATCGGCAAGGGCGACCGCTTCATCGCCGACAAGCTCGCGGCGGTGAAGAAGACGCCCGTCGTCGCGGTCGTCACCAAGTGCGACCTGGCGAGCAAGGAGCAGATCGCGGCGCAGTTGCTGGCCGTCTCGCAGATCGCCGAGTTCGCCGCGATCGTCCCGGTGTCGGCGGAGCGGGGCGACCAGCTCGACGTGCTGGCCGGCGTGCTGATCGAGCACCTGCCCGAGTCGCCGCCCCTGTACGAGGGCGGCCAGCTCACCGACGAGCCCGAGCAGGTGCTGGTGGGCGAGCTGATCAGGGAGGCGGCGCTGGAAGGGGTCCGCGACGAGCTGCCCCACTCGATCGCCGTGGTGGTGGACGAGATGCTGCCGCGCGAGGGGCGCGACGACCTGCTCGACATCTACGCGCACATGTTCGTCGAACGTCCCTCGCAGAAGGCCATCGTGATCGGGCACAAGGGCGAGCGGCTGCGCGACGTGGGCACCCGGGCGCGCAAGCAGATCGAGGCGCTGCTCGGCACCCGGGTCTACCTCGACCTGCGGATCAGCGTCGCCAAGGACTGGCAGCGCGACCCGAAGCAGCTGCGCCGCCTCGGCTTCTACGACTGA
- a CDS encoding PhoH family protein — protein MSELHESRRTAPPTRTQAKVLIPDEYSMVSLLGSRDELLRVIEGAFKADIHVRGNEITVTGSPDESGAVVRLFEELVEVLNNGGELTPDAVERSIAMLRMTSDRPAEVLSLDILSSRGRTIRPKTVNQKRYVDAIDQHTIVFGIGPAGTGKTYLAMAKAVRALQEKRVNRIILTRPAVEAGERLGFLPGTLYEKIDPYLRPLYDALHDMVDPDSIPKLMAAGTIEVAPLAYMRGRTLNDAFIILDEAQNSSAEQMKMFLTRLGFNSKIVVTGDVTQVDLPSGTTSGLRVVQEILDGIPDIHFSRLTSSDVVRHKLVSDIVDAYGRYDAQRDPAVSGGAAKPIQQRSKRR, from the coding sequence ATGTCCGAACTACACGAATCCCGACGGACCGCACCTCCGACGCGCACACAAGCCAAGGTGCTGATTCCGGACGAATACTCGATGGTCAGCCTCCTGGGCTCCCGTGACGAGCTGCTGCGCGTCATCGAGGGCGCCTTCAAGGCCGACATCCACGTACGAGGCAACGAGATCACCGTCACCGGCAGTCCCGACGAGAGCGGTGCCGTGGTGCGGCTCTTCGAGGAGCTGGTGGAGGTGCTCAACAACGGCGGCGAGCTCACGCCCGACGCGGTCGAACGCAGCATCGCCATGCTGCGCATGACCTCCGACCGCCCCGCCGAGGTGCTCTCGCTCGACATCCTCTCCTCCCGCGGTCGCACGATCAGGCCCAAGACGGTCAACCAGAAGCGCTACGTCGACGCGATCGACCAGCACACGATCGTGTTCGGCATCGGTCCCGCCGGCACCGGCAAGACCTACCTCGCGATGGCCAAGGCCGTGCGCGCGCTGCAGGAGAAGCGAGTCAACCGGATCATTCTCACCCGGCCCGCCGTCGAGGCCGGCGAGCGGCTGGGCTTCCTGCCCGGCACGCTCTACGAGAAGATCGACCCCTACCTGCGCCCGCTGTACGACGCGCTGCACGACATGGTCGACCCCGACTCCATCCCCAAGCTGATGGCCGCGGGCACGATCGAGGTCGCGCCGCTCGCCTACATGCGGGGCCGGACACTCAATGACGCCTTCATCATCCTCGACGAGGCCCAGAACTCCTCGGCCGAGCAGATGAAGATGTTCCTGACGCGGCTCGGCTTCAACTCCAAGATCGTGGTGACGGGTGACGTCACGCAGGTCGACCTGCCGTCGGGCACGACCAGCGGCCTGCGCGTCGTCCAGGAGATCCTCGACGGCATCCCCGACATCCACTTCTCCCGGCTGACCAGCTCCGACGTGGTCCGCCACAAGCTGGTCAGCGATATCGTCGACGCCTACGGCCGCTACGACGCCCAGCGCGACCCGGCGGTGTCGGGCGGCGCGGCCAAGCCGATCCAGCAGCGGAGCAAGCGGCGATGA
- a CDS encoding urease accessory protein UreD, translating to MPPTIPALRARATVATALVAGRTAIPVLGSAPPLTLRQTGPHTVHLVSTAAAPLGGDVLELDVDVAAGTTLEVGSVAATVVLPGHGESAMLVTARVRAGATLRFTPEPTVLAAGCSHRTGVRLVLEEDARVFWREEIVFGRYGEAPGRCRGRFDATSGGRPLLRQEFAVGDPALDASPAVFAGARCVGTTLMTPDPAVGRREAVVGEGVAVLPLAGPGVLVSALAADAVELRRRLAWGESAARTPL from the coding sequence ATGCCGCCCACCATCCCCGCCCTGCGGGCCCGCGCCACCGTGGCGACGGCCCTGGTGGCGGGCCGCACGGCCATCCCGGTGCTCGGCTCGGCGCCGCCGCTGACGCTCCGGCAGACCGGGCCGCACACCGTGCACCTCGTCTCGACCGCCGCCGCGCCCCTCGGCGGCGACGTCCTGGAGCTCGACGTGGACGTCGCCGCCGGCACCACGCTGGAGGTCGGCTCGGTCGCCGCCACCGTGGTGCTGCCCGGCCACGGCGAGTCGGCCATGCTCGTCACCGCGCGGGTGAGGGCCGGCGCCACCCTCCGCTTCACCCCCGAACCCACGGTGCTGGCCGCCGGCTGCTCGCACCGCACGGGGGTCCGGCTGGTGCTGGAAGAGGACGCGCGCGTGTTCTGGCGCGAGGAGATCGTCTTCGGCCGGTACGGCGAGGCGCCCGGCCGCTGCCGTGGCCGCTTCGACGCCACCAGCGGCGGGCGTCCGCTGCTGCGGCAGGAGTTCGCCGTGGGCGACCCGGCCCTCGACGCCTCCCCGGCCGTCTTCGCCGGGGCGCGCTGCGTCGGCACCACCCTCATGACCCCGGACCCGGCGGTGGGCCGCCGCGAGGCGGTGGTGGGCGAGGGCGTCGCCGTGCTGCCGCTGGCGGGGCCGGGCGTCCTCGTGTCGGCGCTGGCCGCCGACGCCGTCGAGCTGCGCCGCCGCCTGGCGTGGGGCGAGTCCGCGGCCCGCACCCCGCTCTGA
- a CDS encoding urease subunit alpha, which produces MADISRARYAALYGPTAGDRIRLADTDLFVEVTEDLAMGPAGAGDEAVFGGGKVIRESMGQARTTRAEGAPDLVVTGVVILDHWGVVKADVGVTGGRISGIGKAGNPDTMDGVDIVIGPSTEILSGNGKILTAGAVDSHVHLICPQLLDEALGAGVTTIVGGGTGPVEGTKATTVTGTWYLGRMLESLDAYPLNFALLGKGNTVNPDGLLEQLRAGASGFKLHEDWGSTPAAIDTCLTVADATGVQVTIHTDTLNEAGFVESTLAAIGDRVIHAYHTEGAGGGHAPDIIRMASYPNVLPSSTNPTRPHTVNTLDEHLDMLMVCHHLNPSIPEDLAFAESRIRPTTMAAEDVLHDLGAISMIGSDSQAMGRIGETVIRTWQTAHVMKGRRGPLGGPADNLRARRYVAKYTICPAVAHGLDAEVGSVEVGKLADLVLWDPAFFGVKPTLVLKGGVVAWAQMGDANASIPTPQPVLPRPMFGAAPVTAAATSLHFVSPPALEDGLADRLAVRRRLAAVADVRGRGKAAMPLNDAMPRIEVAPDTFEVRVDGDLVEPAPAPVLPMAQRYFLF; this is translated from the coding sequence ATGGCTGACATCTCCCGCGCCCGCTACGCCGCCCTGTACGGGCCGACCGCCGGCGACCGGATCAGGCTGGCCGACACCGACCTGTTCGTCGAGGTCACCGAGGACCTGGCGATGGGCCCGGCCGGGGCGGGCGACGAGGCGGTGTTCGGCGGCGGGAAGGTGATCCGCGAGTCGATGGGCCAGGCCAGGACCACCCGCGCCGAGGGCGCGCCCGACCTGGTCGTCACCGGGGTGGTGATCCTCGACCACTGGGGCGTGGTCAAGGCCGACGTGGGCGTCACCGGCGGCCGGATCAGCGGCATCGGCAAGGCCGGCAACCCCGACACCATGGACGGCGTGGACATCGTCATCGGACCGTCCACCGAGATCCTCAGCGGCAACGGCAAGATCCTCACCGCCGGGGCGGTGGACTCACACGTGCACCTCATCTGCCCGCAACTGCTGGACGAGGCCCTCGGCGCCGGCGTCACCACGATCGTCGGCGGCGGCACCGGCCCCGTCGAGGGCACCAAGGCCACCACGGTCACCGGCACCTGGTACCTGGGCCGGATGCTGGAGTCGCTGGACGCCTACCCGCTGAACTTCGCGCTGCTCGGCAAGGGCAACACGGTCAACCCCGACGGCCTGCTGGAGCAGTTGCGGGCGGGCGCGTCGGGATTCAAGCTGCACGAGGACTGGGGCTCCACGCCCGCCGCCATCGACACCTGCCTGACCGTGGCCGACGCGACCGGCGTGCAGGTGACCATCCACACCGACACGCTGAACGAGGCCGGGTTCGTCGAGTCGACGCTGGCCGCCATCGGCGACCGCGTGATCCACGCGTACCACACCGAGGGCGCGGGCGGCGGGCACGCGCCCGACATCATCCGGATGGCGTCCTACCCGAACGTGCTGCCCTCCTCCACCAACCCCACCCGGCCGCACACCGTCAACACGCTCGACGAGCACCTCGACATGCTGATGGTCTGCCACCACCTCAACCCGTCGATCCCGGAGGACCTGGCCTTCGCCGAGTCGCGGATCCGGCCCACGACGATGGCGGCCGAGGACGTGCTGCACGACCTGGGCGCCATCTCCATGATCGGCTCCGACTCTCAGGCGATGGGCCGCATCGGTGAGACGGTCATCCGGACCTGGCAGACGGCCCACGTCATGAAGGGCCGCCGCGGCCCGCTGGGCGGCCCGGCCGACAACCTGCGGGCCCGCCGCTACGTCGCCAAGTACACCATCTGCCCCGCCGTCGCCCACGGCCTCGACGCCGAGGTGGGGTCGGTGGAGGTGGGCAAGCTGGCCGACCTGGTGCTGTGGGATCCGGCGTTCTTCGGGGTCAAGCCCACGCTCGTGCTCAAGGGCGGGGTGGTGGCCTGGGCGCAGATGGGCGACGCCAACGCCTCCATCCCGACGCCGCAGCCGGTGCTGCCCCGGCCCATGTTCGGCGCCGCCCCGGTGACGGCCGCGGCCACGTCGCTGCACTTCGTCTCGCCGCCGGCTCTGGAGGACGGGCTCGCGGACCGTCTCGCCGTACGGCGCCGCCTGGCGGCGGTGGCGGACGTGCGCGGACGCGGCAAGGCGGCGATGCCGCTGAACGACGCGATGCCGCGGATCGAGGTGGCGCCGGACACGTTCGAGGTACGCGTCGACGGCGACCTGGTCGAGCCGGCGCCGGCGCCGGTCCTGCCCATGGCCCAGCGCTACTTCCTGTTCTGA
- a CDS encoding NUDIX domain-containing protein translates to MSPYLAGLRAKVGSDLLMLPSVCGCVFDADGRLLVARHGDVDLWAAPGGGLDPGERPEEAVVRELREEIDVDVTVRGLIGVHSGPEFHAVYPNGHECMYMIAVYGCVIASGTPTPDGDEITDVRWVTEAELPELRMTPWSPRVLPEVFAWWRGQRP, encoded by the coding sequence ATGTCCCCCTATCTCGCCGGACTGCGCGCCAAGGTGGGCTCCGACCTGCTCATGCTGCCGTCGGTGTGCGGGTGCGTGTTCGACGCCGACGGGCGGCTGCTGGTGGCGCGGCACGGCGACGTGGACCTGTGGGCGGCGCCCGGCGGCGGCCTCGACCCCGGCGAACGGCCCGAGGAGGCGGTGGTCAGGGAGCTGCGCGAGGAGATCGACGTCGACGTCACCGTACGCGGCCTGATCGGCGTCCACAGCGGGCCCGAGTTCCACGCCGTCTACCCCAACGGCCACGAGTGCATGTACATGATCGCGGTGTACGGCTGCGTGATCGCCTCCGGCACGCCCACCCCCGACGGCGACGAGATCACCGACGTCCGCTGGGTGACCGAGGCGGAGCTGCCGGAGCTGCGGATGACGCCGTGGTCACCCCGCGTGCTGCCCGAGGTGTTCGCCTGGTGGCGCGGGCAGCGGCCATGA
- a CDS encoding hemolysin family protein produces the protein MDAWLPLAVTLVVIGGLIASAETALTRISRVRAEEFVREGRRGAARLQAIVTDAPRYLNLLLLLRLSCELVATVIVTLLSIDHLGDQGWAYVTAAVIMILVSYVIVGVSPRTLGRQHAEPIALASAPIVYGLTRIFGPLPKLLILLGNALTPGKGFREGPFTSEAELRDLVDLAEERRVIEPDEREMIHSVFELGDTLVREVMVPRTDMVFIERGKTLSQALSLALRSGFSRIPVVGENEDDVVGIAYLKDIIRRVHEAGQDGGGERIDSIMRPATYVPESKPIDQLLREMQARQTHLAIVIDEYGGTAGLVTIEDVLEEIVGEITDEYDQEAPRVEPVPDGGLRVTARMPVDELGELFDTEIEVDDVETVGGLLAHALGRVPIAGSQAEVAGLRLTAESLAGRRNRISTVVVRRVAAPSNDVVPAAAEQD, from the coding sequence GTGGACGCCTGGTTGCCCCTGGCCGTCACCCTCGTGGTGATCGGTGGCCTGATCGCCAGTGCGGAGACGGCGCTGACGCGGATCTCCCGGGTGCGCGCGGAGGAGTTCGTCCGCGAGGGCAGGCGCGGGGCCGCGCGCCTGCAGGCCATCGTCACCGACGCGCCGCGCTATCTCAACCTCCTGCTCCTGCTCCGGCTGAGCTGCGAGCTGGTCGCGACGGTCATCGTGACGCTGCTGTCCATCGACCACCTGGGCGACCAGGGCTGGGCGTACGTGACGGCCGCCGTCATCATGATCCTGGTCAGCTACGTGATCGTCGGCGTCTCGCCGCGGACGCTCGGCCGCCAGCACGCCGAGCCCATCGCGCTGGCGAGCGCGCCGATCGTCTACGGGCTGACCCGGATCTTCGGCCCGCTGCCCAAGCTGCTCATCCTGCTCGGCAACGCGCTCACCCCCGGCAAGGGCTTCCGCGAGGGCCCGTTCACCTCCGAGGCCGAGCTGCGCGACCTGGTCGACCTGGCCGAGGAGCGCCGGGTGATCGAGCCGGACGAGCGCGAGATGATCCACTCGGTGTTCGAGCTGGGCGACACGCTCGTGCGCGAGGTGATGGTGCCGCGCACCGACATGGTCTTCATCGAGCGCGGCAAGACGCTCAGCCAGGCGCTGTCGCTGGCGCTGCGCAGCGGCTTCTCGCGCATTCCCGTCGTGGGCGAGAACGAGGACGACGTCGTCGGCATCGCCTACCTCAAGGACATCATCCGCCGGGTCCACGAGGCCGGGCAGGACGGCGGCGGCGAGCGGATCGACTCGATCATGCGCCCGGCCACGTACGTGCCCGAGAGCAAGCCCATCGACCAGTTGCTGCGCGAGATGCAGGCGCGGCAGACCCACCTGGCCATCGTCATCGACGAGTACGGCGGCACGGCCGGGCTGGTCACCATCGAGGACGTGCTGGAGGAGATCGTCGGTGAGATCACCGACGAGTACGACCAGGAGGCCCCACGTGTTGAGCCCGTGCCCGACGGCGGGCTGCGGGTGACGGCCCGGATGCCGGTCGACGAGCTGGGCGAGCTGTTCGACACCGAGATCGAGGTGGACGACGTCGAGACGGTCGGCGGCCTGCTCGCGCACGCCCTCGGCCGGGTGCCGATCGCCGGCTCGCAGGCGGAGGTCGCCGGTCTCCGGCTCACCGCCGAGAGCCTGGCCGGGCGGCGCAACCGCATCAGCACGGTGGTGGTCCGCAGGGTCGCCGCTCCGTCCAACGACGTGGTGCCGGCCGCCGCAGAGCAGGACTGA
- a CDS encoding urease accessory protein UreF has translation MPVNPALLLLTDSRLPAGGHAHSGGAEQAVASGAVRDVASLAGFLRGRLHTSGRVAAALAAAACSHAAALAAACSHAAATAAPGEASREVHPAASDGSPRQVRPVGPDGPHRDETWGWGELDAEADVRTVSPAQREASRTQGRLLVRVARRVWPSPALDDLALRLRDPHHPLALGVTAHAAGASSRDAALAAAYHAVTGPATAAVRLLGLDPVEVHRLLAELAPDLAATAGDLPTGGTWADLPACSAPALDLLAESHARAATRLFVS, from the coding sequence ATGCCCGTGAACCCGGCGCTGCTGCTCCTGACCGACTCCCGCCTGCCGGCCGGGGGGCACGCCCACTCCGGGGGCGCGGAGCAGGCCGTCGCCTCGGGTGCCGTGCGCGACGTGGCGTCGCTGGCGGGGTTCCTGCGGGGCCGCCTGCACACCTCGGGCCGGGTCGCGGCCGCCCTCGCCGCCGCCGCCTGCTCCCACGCGGCCGCCCTCGCCGCCGCCTGCTCCCACGCGGCCGCCACAGCCGCGCCGGGCGAAGCGTCCCGTGAAGTCCATCCGGCCGCATCGGACGGTTCGCCCCGCCAAGTCCGTCCGGTGGGGCCGGACGGACCGCACCGCGACGAGACGTGGGGGTGGGGGGAGCTCGACGCCGAAGCGGACGTCAGGACCGTCTCGCCCGCCCAGCGGGAGGCGTCCAGGACCCAGGGCAGGCTCCTGGTGCGGGTGGCCCGCCGGGTGTGGCCCTCCCCTGCCCTCGACGACCTGGCGCTCCGGCTCCGTGACCCGCACCATCCGCTGGCCCTGGGCGTGACGGCGCACGCGGCCGGCGCGTCATCTCGGGACGCCGCGCTGGCGGCCGCCTACCACGCCGTCACCGGCCCGGCCACCGCAGCGGTGCGGCTCCTCGGCCTCGACCCGGTGGAGGTGCACCGCCTGCTCGCCGAACTGGCCCCCGACCTCGCGGCCACCGCCGGCGACCTGCCCACCGGCGGGACGTGGGCGGACCTGCCCGCCTGCTCGGCACCCGCACTCGACCTGCTGGCCGAGAGCCACGCGCGGGCCGCGACCCGGCTGTTCGTCTCCTAG